A genome region from Leifsonia sp. Root112D2 includes the following:
- a CDS encoding ATP-dependent Clp protease ATP-binding subunit, producing MPENFTPESDGGNSFDEFLARYLAGERARATQSVDISRYLSRRTQEVLAEAGRFALGHGHRELDALHILRVLVTQEPASDAVRRIGGDPAAIARSAEQRLPRDGVSRLDVDSAAITPSTQRVLFHAFQVARASGSTYIDPEHVFFALVIAQDSPAGQVLQAAGVTPEALTSAMRESATVGAPESDDARSDDEYETPMLDKFGTDLTQLAREGKLDPVIGRLDEIEQTVEILSRRTKNNPVLVGEAGVGKTAVVEGLARAIVEGGVPEQLREKRVIALDLAAMLAGTRYRGDFEERLTALMDEISARRDELVVFIDELHTVVGTGGAGDGSGMDAGNILKPRLARGELHLLGATTLKEYRRIEKDPALERRFQPVTVGEPSIEDAVQILSGLRGAYEEHHGVRYTDDAIRASVELSARYVSDRFLPDKAIDLIDQAGARLRLSLGKRVDASSLMERLAELESEKNSAVAAEHYEEASRVRDEIESVQHSLDSISGTPQLDAVVDEAEIAAVLSRATGIPVSRIGQADRERLALLETELHERVIGQHDAVTAVARAVRRNRTGLGDANRPVGSFLFLGPTGVGKTELAKSLAASLFGDEKAMLRFDMSEFGERHTVARLVGAPPGYVGYDEAGQLTERVRRNPYSVILFDEIEKAHPDVFNLLLQVLDDGRLTDGQGRTVDFRNAVVIMTSNLGSEFLASRSGALGFVPVGASADASGFSSEKDLRDRVMGKLREAMRPEFLNRIDEIVLFRKLDTAQLRDIVRLLLDATSARLRQHDITLDTNDAAIDWIAEHGYEAEYGARPLRRLIQHEIDDRIADLLVTGELTDGGVVRLDAHDDALLVTAGVREGERMAA from the coding sequence GTGCCCGAGAACTTCACTCCGGAAAGTGACGGCGGCAACTCGTTCGACGAGTTTCTGGCCCGTTATCTCGCGGGCGAGCGTGCGCGCGCCACGCAGTCCGTCGACATCAGCCGCTACCTCAGCCGACGCACCCAGGAGGTGCTCGCCGAGGCCGGTCGCTTCGCGCTCGGCCACGGTCACCGTGAACTCGACGCCCTGCACATCCTGCGCGTGCTCGTCACCCAGGAGCCGGCATCCGACGCGGTGCGCCGCATCGGCGGCGACCCGGCCGCCATCGCCCGTTCCGCCGAGCAGCGCCTCCCGCGTGATGGTGTCTCGCGCCTCGACGTCGATTCGGCTGCCATCACGCCGTCGACGCAGCGCGTGCTGTTCCACGCCTTCCAGGTGGCGCGCGCATCCGGCTCGACCTATATCGATCCGGAACACGTGTTTTTCGCGCTCGTGATAGCCCAGGACTCACCCGCCGGGCAGGTGTTGCAGGCCGCGGGCGTCACGCCGGAGGCGCTCACTTCCGCGATGCGTGAATCGGCCACCGTGGGGGCGCCGGAGTCCGACGATGCGCGGTCAGACGACGAATATGAGACCCCGATGCTCGACAAGTTCGGTACCGACCTGACCCAGCTGGCACGCGAGGGCAAGCTCGATCCGGTGATCGGGCGCCTCGACGAGATCGAGCAGACCGTCGAAATTCTTTCGCGGCGCACCAAGAACAACCCGGTGCTGGTCGGCGAGGCCGGCGTCGGTAAGACGGCGGTAGTCGAGGGTCTCGCGCGGGCCATCGTCGAGGGTGGCGTGCCCGAGCAGCTGCGAGAGAAGCGCGTGATAGCGCTCGACCTGGCCGCGATGCTCGCCGGCACCCGTTACCGTGGAGACTTCGAGGAGCGCCTGACGGCGCTCATGGACGAGATCAGCGCCCGTCGCGATGAGCTCGTCGTGTTCATTGACGAATTGCACACCGTCGTCGGTACCGGCGGCGCGGGAGACGGCAGCGGTATGGATGCCGGCAACATCCTCAAGCCCCGTCTGGCCCGCGGTGAGTTGCACCTTCTCGGTGCGACGACGCTCAAGGAGTACCGCCGTATCGAGAAGGATCCCGCTCTCGAGCGCCGCTTCCAGCCCGTGACGGTCGGTGAGCCGAGCATCGAGGACGCCGTACAGATTCTCTCGGGGCTGCGCGGCGCCTACGAAGAGCACCACGGCGTGCGGTACACGGATGACGCCATCCGCGCCTCCGTCGAGCTCTCGGCGCGCTACGTGAGCGACCGATTCCTGCCGGACAAGGCGATCGACCTGATTGACCAGGCGGGCGCGCGCCTGCGCCTGTCGCTGGGCAAGCGGGTCGACGCATCCAGCCTCATGGAGCGCCTGGCCGAGCTCGAGTCGGAGAAGAACTCCGCCGTCGCTGCCGAGCACTACGAGGAGGCATCTCGAGTGCGCGATGAGATCGAATCGGTGCAGCACTCGCTCGACTCGATCAGCGGCACGCCCCAGCTCGACGCCGTCGTGGACGAAGCGGAGATCGCCGCGGTTCTCTCACGTGCCACCGGCATCCCGGTCAGCCGCATCGGGCAAGCCGACCGCGAACGCCTCGCACTGCTCGAGACCGAACTGCACGAGCGTGTGATCGGACAGCACGACGCCGTCACGGCGGTCGCCAGGGCCGTTCGCCGCAACCGTACGGGACTCGGCGACGCCAACCGCCCGGTCGGCAGCTTTCTCTTTCTCGGACCGACCGGCGTCGGCAAGACCGAGTTGGCGAAGAGCCTCGCCGCCTCGCTGTTCGGCGACGAGAAGGCGATGCTGCGCTTCGACATGAGCGAGTTCGGCGAGCGGCACACGGTCGCGCGACTGGTCGGTGCCCCTCCGGGATACGTCGGCTACGACGAGGCGGGTCAGCTGACCGAGCGCGTTCGCCGCAACCCGTACTCGGTCATTCTCTTCGACGAGATCGAGAAGGCTCATCCAGACGTGTTCAACCTGCTGCTGCAGGTGCTCGACGACGGACGCCTGACCGACGGTCAGGGGCGCACCGTCGACTTCCGCAACGCGGTGGTCATCATGACCTCGAACCTCGGTTCGGAGTTCCTGGCATCCCGCAGTGGTGCTCTCGGATTCGTGCCGGTCGGAGCCTCGGCCGACGCGAGCGGGTTCTCCTCCGAGAAGGATCTGCGCGACCGGGTGATGGGCAAGCTGCGAGAGGCCATGCGCCCCGAGTTCCTCAACCGCATCGACGAGATAGTGCTGTTCCGCAAGCTCGACACCGCGCAGTTGCGCGACATCGTGCGCCTGCTGCTGGACGCCACCTCGGCGCGCCTGCGTCAACACGACATCACACTCGATACGAACGATGCCGCGATCGACTGGATCGCCGAGCACGGTTACGAGGCGGAGTACGGCGCGCGTCCGCTGCGCAGGTTGATCCAGCACGAGATCGACGACCGCATCGCCGACCTTCTGGTGACCGGTGAGCTCACCGATGGCGGCGTCGTGCGGTTGGATGCTCACGACGACGCGCTGCTCGTCACCGCCGGCGTTCGCGAGGGCGAGCGCATGGCGGCCTGA
- a CDS encoding alpha/beta hydrolase, whose translation MNDVDAATSFAAVIRSLEAGTSGPDPRTDVDTASLVERYPQLGTVSVRDIRVPVRHGDIAARLYLPTGAPRGALVWAHGGSFIGGNLDMPEANWVSLALAARGFTVLSVEYTKALFGVHFPVPSLDLLDAWNWAVAELGVSVDAMHLGGASAGGCLSAGVGVRLRDGQGPLPASLVLVYPLVHTVLPDGSAAARAAAETLSPGDRFPQSMVTAIADNYLGAEQSATDPYAYAGNAQLTGMPPIFILNSERDEHRYSGEEFARQAMDAGVPVNVTYEPGSRHGHLDRPHTVEAQRSIARIADWLDRFSTDASL comes from the coding sequence ATGAACGACGTGGATGCCGCAACCTCCTTTGCCGCCGTCATCCGCAGTCTTGAGGCGGGCACGTCGGGCCCTGATCCGCGCACGGATGTGGACACCGCCTCGCTCGTCGAGCGGTATCCGCAGCTGGGCACGGTGAGCGTGCGAGACATCCGTGTGCCGGTGCGCCACGGAGACATCGCCGCACGGCTCTATCTGCCGACGGGGGCGCCGCGGGGCGCCCTCGTCTGGGCCCACGGCGGCAGCTTCATCGGCGGCAACCTCGATATGCCCGAGGCCAACTGGGTTTCGCTCGCCTTAGCTGCCCGCGGCTTCACCGTGCTGTCGGTCGAATACACCAAGGCGCTGTTCGGGGTGCACTTTCCCGTGCCGTCGCTCGACCTGCTCGACGCATGGAACTGGGCCGTCGCCGAGCTCGGGGTGAGCGTCGATGCCATGCATCTGGGCGGCGCCAGTGCGGGCGGATGCCTGTCCGCCGGCGTCGGCGTGCGGCTGCGCGACGGCCAGGGGCCGTTGCCAGCCTCGCTCGTGCTTGTCTATCCGCTGGTTCACACTGTGCTTCCCGATGGTTCGGCCGCCGCCCGCGCGGCGGCCGAGACGCTGTCTCCGGGCGACCGGTTTCCGCAGAGCATGGTGACGGCGATTGCCGACAACTATTTGGGCGCCGAGCAGAGTGCCACCGACCCCTATGCCTACGCGGGCAATGCGCAACTCACGGGCATGCCGCCGATTTTCATTCTCAATTCGGAGCGCGACGAGCATCGCTATTCCGGGGAGGAATTCGCGCGCCAGGCGATGGATGCCGGCGTGCCGGTGAACGTCACCTATGAACCGGGCAGTCGGCACGGTCACCTCGATCGACCGCACACGGTCGAGGCGCAGCGCAGCATCGCCCGCATCGCCGACTGGTTGGACCGGTTTTCGACAGACGCCTCGCTGTAA
- a CDS encoding carbohydrate ABC transporter permease: MTTVQARNVATARSVARPDGTSRTSRQIGLKTILIILAVVSLAPYLFMIVTSFKTNQQFADSFWQISFPLHFENYAVAWNQIAPYLFNTAVVAVISIVLILAIASISGFVLARYRFLGKGFIYGAVLVLMMVPGLANLIPLFIIMKDLGLLNTYIVLVIPYTAGGVVLGTILIRNFVEGIPQTLFDAARLDGASGARMYRSVMLPLSLPVLGTIALITVSEVWNDFFWPLLVISDNNLRTVSVGLQFFQGQNVTDYGPLMAGYLLASLPLVLLFTFLSKYFLAGVQGGVPGAH, encoded by the coding sequence GTGACCACGGTCCAAGCCCGCAATGTGGCCACTGCTCGATCCGTAGCCCGGCCCGACGGTACGTCGCGCACGTCCCGACAGATCGGTCTGAAGACGATCCTGATCATTCTGGCCGTCGTTTCTCTCGCGCCCTACCTGTTCATGATCGTCACCTCGTTCAAGACGAACCAGCAGTTCGCCGACAGCTTCTGGCAGATCTCCTTTCCCCTGCACTTCGAGAACTATGCGGTGGCCTGGAACCAGATCGCACCATATCTGTTCAACACCGCCGTCGTCGCGGTGATCTCCATCGTGCTCATTCTGGCCATCGCCTCGATCTCGGGATTCGTGCTCGCGCGGTATCGCTTCCTCGGCAAGGGCTTCATCTACGGCGCAGTGCTCGTGCTCATGATGGTGCCCGGGCTCGCCAACCTCATTCCGCTGTTCATCATCATGAAAGACCTGGGCCTGCTCAACACCTACATCGTTCTCGTCATTCCGTACACGGCGGGCGGTGTCGTGCTCGGCACGATTCTCATTCGCAACTTCGTGGAGGGCATACCGCAGACACTCTTCGATGCGGCACGCCTCGACGGTGCCAGCGGGGCGCGGATGTATCGCTCGGTCATGCTGCCTCTCTCGCTGCCCGTGCTCGGCACGATTGCGCTGATCACCGTGAGCGAGGTCTGGAACGACTTCTTCTGGCCGCTGCTGGTGATCTCAGACAACAACCTGCGCACCGTGTCTGTCGGCCTCCAGTTCTTCCAGGGGCAGAATGTCACCGACTACGGGCCGCTCATGGCCGGTTACCTGCTGGCCAGCCTGCCCCTCGTTCTTCTCTTCACCTTCCTGTCGAAGTACTTCCTCGCCGGAGTGCAGGGAGGCGTACCCGGCGCCCACTGA
- a CDS encoding ABC transporter substrate-binding protein, producing MLVTTKTLRRKRIRLAALASIAALGTVAALAGCSPSSSDSGKVTITLSGPNQFTSDANTFGPAWEKLVASFEKDNPNITLKTNVLPLTSWAQTSAAQLTAGTAPELIFNQTQHTPEQVLSLDDALKKKNPFSDSGKSWNDDFIPQYWKDSDQLINTAGHHEAIPFNLVAVGMYFNKDILAKAGVKESDLKTFDGFLSACSAIKSAGFAPVATDNGNLPAGWAYVALGSMLLNPEAEKINQFASDGSAGTAKIVTKKSIAHAYLTGELNVTTDPGSAEVLKLMKKFYDSCATPNWSGIKSQGAFTGGTDFTGGKAAMAWGTNFATTGLADAGFKYGTVPFPTLSKSDSSLATGDPAKFGVTAGGTAYMIPAYIKGAKRDAAIKFLQYVSSPKIQSWLNKTGGIPAANGLTAPPGLEAMSTGDWATVPPLGQGGLFQVPAAIAAQNKYEGYLLGSTSLKDTLKTLNANGIAWSKEQAVQGKWTEDWATKK from the coding sequence ATGCTAGTAACAACGAAGACGTTGCGACGGAAGCGGATCCGCCTTGCGGCGCTCGCATCCATTGCCGCGTTGGGCACAGTGGCCGCGCTGGCCGGATGCTCACCGTCGTCAAGCGATTCGGGCAAGGTGACGATCACCCTCTCCGGGCCCAACCAGTTCACCAGCGACGCGAACACGTTCGGCCCTGCCTGGGAAAAGCTGGTTGCCAGTTTTGAAAAGGACAACCCGAACATCACGTTGAAGACCAACGTGCTGCCGCTCACCTCGTGGGCACAGACATCCGCCGCGCAACTGACCGCAGGCACGGCTCCCGAGCTGATCTTCAACCAGACGCAGCACACGCCCGAGCAGGTCCTCTCGCTGGATGATGCGCTCAAGAAGAAGAACCCCTTCTCCGACAGCGGCAAGTCCTGGAACGACGACTTCATTCCGCAGTACTGGAAGGACTCTGACCAGCTCATCAACACGGCCGGTCACCACGAGGCGATTCCGTTCAACCTGGTCGCGGTCGGCATGTACTTCAACAAGGACATCCTCGCGAAGGCGGGGGTGAAGGAATCGGATCTCAAGACGTTCGATGGATTCCTCAGCGCCTGCAGCGCCATCAAGAGCGCGGGCTTTGCGCCGGTCGCAACGGACAACGGCAACCTGCCCGCCGGCTGGGCTTACGTGGCGCTGGGCTCCATGCTGCTGAACCCCGAAGCGGAGAAGATCAACCAATTCGCCTCGGACGGCAGCGCGGGCACGGCCAAGATCGTGACGAAGAAGAGCATTGCCCACGCCTACCTCACGGGTGAGCTCAACGTCACCACCGATCCGGGATCAGCCGAGGTGCTGAAGCTGATGAAGAAGTTCTACGACAGCTGCGCAACTCCGAACTGGTCGGGAATCAAGTCGCAGGGCGCCTTCACCGGCGGAACGGACTTCACCGGCGGCAAGGCTGCGATGGCCTGGGGCACGAACTTCGCCACCACGGGGCTCGCCGACGCGGGCTTCAAATACGGCACGGTGCCCTTCCCGACGCTCTCAAAGAGCGACTCGAGTCTCGCGACCGGAGACCCGGCCAAGTTCGGCGTCACCGCTGGCGGAACCGCCTACATGATTCCGGCCTACATCAAGGGCGCGAAGCGGGATGCGGCCATCAAGTTCCTGCAGTACGTTTCGAGCCCCAAGATTCAGTCGTGGCTCAACAAGACCGGTGGCATCCCCGCCGCGAATGGTCTGACGGCCCCTCCCGGACTCGAAGCCATGAGCACGGGAGACTGGGCGACCGTTCCTCCGCTCGGCCAGGGTGGGCTCTTCCAGGTACCCGCCGCTATCGCCGCGCAGAACAAGTACGAGGGCTATCTCCTCGGCAGCACGTCGCTGAAAGACACGCTGAAGACGCTGAATGCCAACGGGATCGCGTGGAGCAAGGAGCAAGCAGTACAGGGCAAGTGGACCGAGGACTGGGCCACAAAGAAGTAG
- a CDS encoding arsenate reductase ArsC: protein MTEKPAILFVCVHNAGRSQMAVGFAASLSEGAVDVFSAGSEPAEQINPVAIAAMAEVGIDIAGAQPKILTTDAVRQADAVITMGCGDACPVFPGKRYEDWQLDDPAGQGIETVRPIRDEIKARVAALLAELLDSPDAARA from the coding sequence ATGACCGAAAAGCCCGCCATCCTCTTCGTCTGCGTGCACAATGCGGGGCGCTCGCAGATGGCCGTCGGCTTCGCTGCCTCCCTCTCAGAAGGGGCGGTCGACGTCTTCTCCGCGGGCTCCGAGCCGGCCGAGCAGATCAACCCGGTGGCCATAGCGGCCATGGCCGAGGTGGGCATCGACATCGCCGGTGCGCAGCCCAAGATTCTGACGACGGATGCCGTACGTCAGGCCGACGCGGTCATCACGATGGGCTGCGGCGACGCCTGCCCCGTCTTCCCCGGCAAGCGCTACGAAGACTGGCAGCTCGACGATCCGGCCGGCCAGGGCATCGAGACCGTGCGCCCCATCCGCGACGAGATCAAGGCGCGCGTTGCGGCGCTCCTCGCCGAACTGCTCGATTCCCCGGATGCTGCTCGGGCGTAA
- a CDS encoding glycosyl hydrolase, with product MNRAVGTVTSIDRTRSRRSAASPASPTGWTGFRQTPRCKEFSIRNRARIRPQPLDAAPLDPARFANPTADDRPGIRWWWQSPVSNAQLTRQLHAIADAGFREVEIAFSRGFWGDDRQRDALTAILTEAERLGVGVAMTLGASWPLQTPNTEVGTGFSTQELQYGSVAIPAGQSGTVRVPAAFDDLDGERPSTLVRVTAARVLQRNEPPTIVPLDDPYAPPRGVITPPDASTVLEAESLLDLTSQLVDSAVDSTVDWEARDGDWMLFAFWMRDCEQGETSFLDGHAAVAATEYLDEHQIGTDNRELLRRAGTELFEDSLELNADSLFWTSGLIYRFAQRHGYDVTPYLPLLFAHGMCRFWVPNEEPVADFELDTGIGARVRRDYYRLLTDLYIGEHLLPLQEWSAAHGLQHKSQLAYGQNLEAIRGNREFVRAGGRAEGESLNAGDRAPIDRTDATWRFALDWQRCVVAGAHQGGAVRVSTELGAQFRAAYAFTLGDLQQMLAKEWAVGITKPFVHGVATQQPGSPWPTQTRFQHIVSDSWNDTHFPEWANWKPLTDYWARGTVVLETGVPRTDIAIYRDGFLTTAARGVRDETLDATAPSRLADTEALEFAGFTVQFIDPIGLAEAGAIGDDGTVFSEGPAYRGLIVDERAISPEAAEALADAAEQGVRVVIVGEPPSVDSGFGHGPAGDERVRVALARALAQPSTVRVQTMSQAAAAFARLGLTPRLTVDGAALLSQWREAGSCRYVLVYNTLAYPVSARLSLEGVGRVRELELWGGSILPAEHLAQDARTLVPTQIPALGVRVFELDLAVAPSTVAALGEHTVPDVELGLEDWHLHVVSEEPDGPRTIELDGAGPGDWRGIEELKDVSGVGRYTARVVVGDQRLASRSAAIELGALAGSAVVRVGGRVFGTAYVSDTAIDLGDALAGALDGGADTGAEIEIEVRTALRNAVIAHDVSDLFDETSSRPQGLIGPVTVRLTSRNSGVERRE from the coding sequence ATGAACCGGGCAGTCGGCACGGTCACCTCGATCGACCGCACACGGTCGAGGCGCAGCGCAGCATCGCCCGCATCGCCGACTGGTTGGACCGGTTTTCGACAGACGCCTCGCTGTAAGGAGTTCAGCATTCGCAATCGTGCGCGCATCCGCCCCCAGCCTCTCGACGCCGCGCCTCTCGACCCCGCGCGATTTGCCAACCCCACCGCGGATGACCGGCCGGGCATCCGCTGGTGGTGGCAAAGCCCGGTCTCGAACGCGCAGCTCACCCGCCAGCTGCACGCGATAGCCGACGCGGGCTTTCGCGAGGTGGAGATCGCCTTCAGCCGGGGATTCTGGGGCGATGACAGACAGCGCGATGCTCTCACGGCAATTCTGACGGAGGCGGAGCGCCTCGGCGTCGGAGTGGCCATGACGCTGGGCGCCTCGTGGCCGCTGCAGACGCCGAACACCGAGGTCGGCACCGGTTTCAGCACCCAGGAACTGCAGTACGGCTCGGTGGCGATCCCCGCCGGACAATCCGGTACGGTGCGCGTTCCGGCGGCGTTCGACGACCTCGACGGCGAACGCCCCTCGACACTCGTGCGCGTCACCGCGGCCCGGGTGCTGCAACGGAATGAGCCGCCCACCATCGTGCCGCTCGACGATCCGTATGCACCGCCTCGCGGAGTCATCACGCCGCCCGACGCATCCACCGTGCTGGAGGCGGAATCCCTTCTCGACCTGACCTCCCAGCTCGTCGACTCCGCTGTCGACTCCACTGTCGACTGGGAGGCGCGCGACGGCGACTGGATGCTCTTCGCCTTCTGGATGCGCGACTGCGAGCAGGGCGAGACGAGTTTTCTTGATGGCCACGCCGCTGTCGCCGCCACCGAATATCTCGACGAGCATCAGATCGGCACCGACAATCGTGAGCTTCTGCGCCGGGCCGGCACCGAACTCTTCGAGGATTCCCTTGAGCTCAACGCGGACTCGCTGTTCTGGACATCCGGGTTGATCTATCGCTTCGCACAACGTCACGGCTACGACGTGACGCCCTACCTGCCGCTGCTCTTCGCGCACGGCATGTGCAGGTTCTGGGTGCCGAACGAGGAGCCGGTGGCCGACTTCGAGCTCGACACCGGCATCGGCGCCCGGGTGCGCCGCGACTACTACCGCCTGCTGACCGACCTCTACATCGGCGAACACCTGCTGCCGCTGCAGGAGTGGTCGGCGGCCCATGGCCTGCAGCACAAATCGCAGCTGGCCTACGGCCAGAACCTCGAAGCGATCCGCGGCAATCGCGAGTTCGTGCGAGCCGGTGGTCGAGCCGAGGGCGAGTCGCTGAACGCCGGCGACCGAGCGCCGATCGACCGCACGGATGCCACGTGGCGCTTTGCGCTCGACTGGCAGCGTTGCGTCGTGGCCGGCGCACATCAGGGCGGTGCGGTGCGCGTCAGCACCGAGCTCGGCGCGCAGTTTCGGGCGGCCTACGCCTTCACGCTTGGGGACCTGCAGCAGATGCTCGCCAAGGAGTGGGCGGTCGGCATCACGAAGCCCTTCGTGCACGGGGTGGCCACGCAGCAGCCGGGATCGCCCTGGCCCACGCAGACGCGCTTTCAGCACATCGTCTCGGACAGCTGGAACGATACGCATTTTCCCGAATGGGCGAACTGGAAGCCCCTCACCGACTACTGGGCTCGGGGAACCGTCGTGCTCGAGACCGGGGTGCCGCGCACAGACATCGCCATCTATCGCGACGGCTTTCTCACCACCGCCGCGCGCGGCGTGCGGGACGAGACCCTGGACGCGACGGCGCCGTCTCGCCTCGCCGACACGGAGGCGCTCGAGTTTGCGGGTTTCACCGTGCAGTTCATCGACCCCATCGGGCTCGCGGAGGCGGGTGCCATTGGCGATGACGGCACCGTGTTTTCCGAGGGGCCGGCCTACCGGGGCCTCATCGTCGACGAGCGGGCCATTTCGCCCGAGGCGGCCGAGGCGCTCGCAGACGCGGCCGAGCAGGGCGTGCGCGTCGTCATCGTCGGCGAACCGCCGTCGGTCGATTCCGGCTTCGGTCACGGCCCGGCTGGCGACGAACGCGTGCGGGTCGCTCTCGCGCGTGCGCTCGCGCAGCCATCGACCGTGCGGGTGCAGACCATGTCGCAGGCGGCCGCGGCCTTCGCGCGGCTGGGGTTGACGCCGAGGCTGACCGTGGACGGCGCGGCCCTGCTCTCGCAGTGGCGGGAGGCGGGATCGTGTCGCTACGTGCTCGTGTACAACACGCTGGCGTATCCGGTTTCTGCGCGGTTGTCACTCGAGGGAGTCGGTCGGGTGCGCGAGCTCGAGTTGTGGGGCGGCAGCATCCTGCCCGCCGAGCACCTGGCGCAGGATGCTCGCACGCTCGTGCCGACGCAGATTCCCGCGCTCGGCGTGCGGGTGTTCGAACTCGATCTGGCCGTTGCGCCGTCGACCGTAGCCGCGCTCGGCGAGCACACCGTCCCGGATGTCGAGCTCGGCCTCGAAGACTGGCACCTGCATGTGGTCAGCGAGGAGCCGGACGGCCCCCGCACCATCGAGCTCGACGGGGCAGGCCCGGGAGACTGGCGCGGGATCGAGGAGCTCAAGGACGTCTCGGGCGTGGGCCGCTATACGGCGCGGGTCGTCGTGGGCGACCAGCGTCTGGCCTCTCGCTCGGCCGCAATCGAGCTCGGAGCGCTCGCGGGGTCCGCCGTGGTTCGTGTCGGCGGCCGGGTCTTCGGCACCGCTTACGTCAGCGACACCGCCATCGACCTCGGCGACGCGCTCGCTGGTGCCCTCGATGGCGGCGCCGATACCGGAGCCGAGATCGAGATCGAGGTGCGCACCGCCCTGCGCAACGCCGTCATAGCGCACGACGTCTCAGACCTCTTCGACGAGACCTCGTCTCGGCCTCAGGGCCTGATCGGCCCCGTGACGGTTCGACTCACCTCGCGCAATTCAGGAGTGGAGCGGCGTGAGTGA
- a CDS encoding FAD-dependent oxidoreductase, with protein sequence MSEHRQILIVGAGPVGLTAALALRALGRDVTVLEAGPEGRGRPGSRAIFTHTNTLDVLDRLSPGLADELSEHGDYWNTQRTFHRGKEVYAKTYPDPAPGTRPHFTSLPQVHIEKYLLERAVASGVEFAFSQEVTGVDSTDAGVTLTTAGGTTWTAEYVIGADGARSVVRKQIGARMEGDRDDGWYVVVDVAELENPTLATERIFHYEHPAVDGRNILIVPFAGGWRVDLQCLPEDDPERFSGEEGVKVWLSKVMPPEYAERITWVSTYQFMQLVAHDFADPARRVLLVGEAAHLFAPFGARGLNSGVPDAESAALAINTALTATNPALAASAVEAFSLARRSAAQFNCAAAGEALTHLRPDAETEARITEAAGRAPEDAAASAWLEKAPYGPRGVPTAATVYRY encoded by the coding sequence ATGTCTGAACACCGCCAAATTCTCATCGTCGGCGCTGGCCCGGTCGGCCTGACCGCTGCGCTCGCCCTGCGCGCGCTCGGCCGCGACGTCACGGTGTTGGAAGCCGGTCCCGAGGGCCGCGGTCGACCGGGAAGCCGTGCCATCTTCACGCACACGAACACTCTCGACGTGCTCGACAGGCTCAGCCCCGGCCTCGCCGATGAGCTCAGCGAGCACGGCGACTACTGGAACACGCAGCGCACCTTCCACCGCGGCAAGGAGGTGTACGCCAAGACGTACCCCGACCCCGCTCCCGGTACGCGGCCGCACTTCACGAGCCTGCCGCAGGTGCACATCGAGAAGTATCTGCTGGAGCGCGCCGTCGCATCCGGTGTCGAATTCGCGTTCTCGCAGGAGGTGACGGGCGTCGATTCAACGGATGCCGGGGTCACCCTTACGACGGCGGGCGGCACCACCTGGACTGCCGAGTATGTGATCGGCGCGGATGGCGCCCGCTCGGTGGTGCGCAAGCAGATCGGTGCCCGCATGGAGGGCGACAGAGACGACGGCTGGTACGTCGTGGTCGACGTTGCCGAGCTGGAGAACCCCACGCTGGCCACCGAGCGCATCTTCCACTACGAGCACCCCGCCGTCGATGGCCGCAACATTCTGATCGTGCCCTTCGCCGGCGGCTGGCGCGTCGACCTGCAGTGCCTGCCCGAAGACGACCCCGAGCGCTTCAGTGGTGAAGAAGGCGTGAAGGTGTGGCTCAGCAAGGTGATGCCGCCCGAGTATGCCGAGCGCATCACCTGGGTGTCGACCTACCAGTTCATGCAGCTGGTGGCGCACGACTTCGCCGACCCGGCCCGCAGGGTGCTGCTGGTCGGCGAGGCGGCCCACCTGTTTGCGCCGTTCGGGGCGCGCGGACTCAACTCCGGTGTTCCGGATGCCGAGAGCGCGGCCCTCGCTATCAACACCGCGTTGACCGCAACCAACCCGGCCCTGGCCGCGAGCGCCGTCGAGGCCTTCAGCCTGGCGCGGCGCTCGGCGGCGCAGTTCAACTGCGCGGCAGCCGGCGAGGCGCTCACCCATCTGCGACCGGATGCGGAGACCGAGGCGCGCATCACCGAGGCGGCCGGGCGCGCTCCCGAAGACGCCGCGGCATCCGCCTGGCTCGAGAAGGCGCCCTACGGTCCCCGCGGTGTGCCTACCGCCGCCACCGTCTACCGTTACTGA